From Novosphingobium sp. 9, the proteins below share one genomic window:
- a CDS encoding alpha/beta fold hydrolase → MPVLPELAQDRVVIAADTPGYGMSDAPPAPVAIEDFAEEMAALMTYLAGIGEIAGGAFDVMGYHTGSVTTTELARRFPDRVRKAVVFGLAAYPADLRAQKLARLGEVFPVPDATLHHVEKLWAIMRTLIDERMSAEDLHVAMAQCLSLGHRMTWGYESVYKYDFLRAMAEVRQPVLVMNPQDDLWDVTHATSHLFPHGQRHDMPGVSHGILKLETLRVVRVVDAFLRDS, encoded by the coding sequence ATGCCGGTCCTGCCCGAACTGGCGCAGGACCGGGTGGTCATCGCAGCGGATACGCCTGGCTATGGCATGAGTGACGCGCCGCCGGCGCCTGTCGCGATTGAGGATTTCGCGGAAGAAATGGCAGCGTTGATGACGTACCTGGCCGGGATCGGCGAGATCGCAGGCGGCGCGTTCGATGTCATGGGCTATCACACCGGCTCGGTCACGACGACCGAACTGGCGCGGCGTTTCCCGGATCGGGTGCGCAAGGCGGTAGTCTTCGGGCTTGCAGCTTATCCGGCCGACCTACGTGCGCAGAAGCTGGCGCGGCTTGGCGAGGTGTTCCCCGTGCCCGACGCCACGCTCCATCATGTCGAGAAGCTCTGGGCCATCATGCGCACCCTGATCGACGAAAGGATGAGCGCGGAAGATCTCCATGTGGCCATGGCCCAGTGCCTCAGCCTTGGCCATCGCATGACCTGGGGATATGAATCGGTCTACAAGTATGACTTTTTGAGGGCGATGGCCGAGGTCCGGCAGCCGGTGCTGGTAATGAATCCGCAGGACGACCTCTGGGATGTGACGCATGCGACCTCGCACCTTTTTCCGCACGGTCAACGGCATGACATGCCGGGCGTATCGCACGGTATCCTGAAGCTGGAGACCTTGCGCGTGGTGCGTGTGGTCGACGCGTTCCTGCGAGATTCGTAA
- a CDS encoding MFS transporter has protein sequence MAPWRVAFILAGLVGLVLAAIFLPMREPRKKAGAVSSEAPRESRRANIAQGVGEMLREWRLFLPLYGGLAFYGMGVSIAVYWSPMVMTRVFGYSIEQTSKALGTGNIVWAALGSLSAGFVLDRVVRRWGSKGLLRFAGILAIVALPSVLAVFAGRGELALVLLTSIAFASCLFGSSMLSVIADVSPPQVRGLAISFYAFFMTLVGASLGPVLVAFLTEHVFHSDGAVGLSLAVIGTVAFAGCAVLMTLASVAIGRRA, from the coding sequence TTTCCTGCCCATGCGTGAGCCGCGCAAGAAGGCGGGCGCGGTTTCCAGCGAGGCACCACGCGAAAGCCGCCGTGCGAACATCGCGCAGGGCGTTGGGGAGATGCTGCGCGAATGGCGCCTCTTCCTGCCGCTTTACGGTGGGCTTGCCTTCTATGGCATGGGCGTATCCATTGCGGTCTACTGGAGCCCGATGGTCATGACGCGGGTGTTCGGATATTCGATCGAGCAGACGAGCAAGGCGTTGGGCACGGGCAATATCGTCTGGGCGGCCCTGGGGTCGCTGAGCGCAGGCTTCGTGCTTGACCGCGTGGTGCGTCGCTGGGGATCGAAGGGGTTGTTGCGTTTCGCAGGCATCCTGGCGATTGTTGCGTTGCCGTCAGTGCTGGCGGTATTCGCCGGACGCGGTGAACTGGCGCTTGTGTTGCTGACGTCGATCGCTTTTGCATCGTGCCTGTTCGGCTCTTCGATGCTGTCGGTGATCGCCGATGTCTCGCCGCCGCAGGTGCGCGGGCTGGCGATTTCCTTCTATGCGTTCTTCATGACGCTGGTTGGAGCATCGCTGGGGCCGGTGCTGGTGGCTTTCCTGACCGAACATGTCTTCCATTCGGACGGCGCCGTCGGCCTGTCGCTGGCAGTGATCGGCACGGTCGCCTTCGCAGGCTGTGCGGTGCTGATGACATTGGCCTCGGTCGCGATCGGCAGGCGCGCCTGA